The DNA segment CTTTATCTTATGTTGACATAAAGGATCTTTGCTAGAGGATCTCTAAATTTAAGTCTGGGGTATTAAGGTTCATGTTTCCTAACTCATAGCTTTTCTTATCTGAGAACATCAAGTTTCATAGATGGTCACTTTTTCAGTCATCTTTTTCCTAACTTACATAATGAAATGGAATGAGCAACCAGATTCAGGTTATAACTTTTCACTTACGTTAAGTAGGTAATTGTAATTATAGACCAAACAGATGAATGTATTCTCTAAAGCACAAAGGAATACACAAATTATAGGTGCACAATCTGCATCTGGGGACCACGGTATTCTGAAACATAAAACTCCCTATTAAGGCCTTACTAAGATATGCTTATCGCAGGCCCCATCTCAACGAGCTATCCTCTCTGTGCTAATAAACCTGAAGGTGTGACTCTTCTGGAGTTGCATTAATAGGCAACACAGAAGACCAAAAAACCTTTTgaagaccaaaataaatggaGTTCTGACAGATGGTAAGAAAGGTGAGAGGGAATGGGGAATCTTAGTTCCATTCAAATCATGAGTGTCCAGTTAACTACCTCACCTTGTGAGGTAAAACTAACGTAATAAAgtgtaataatgtaataataactgaaattttaaaataaaaataatccctaTGATAGATCGAACCCCTCCTGCACCACCTCCTGGTCACTCAGCATGTGTTTTAAATTCAGGGTTGCGCTATCAGAAGGAGGTCATTTAAGGACAGTCAACCTCAATGAAATACCTAATACACTAACTCAAAAATAAGCAGAACTGTATTTCAAAAGGGGAAAAACAGGGTGAGAAAAAGTAACATCCTACTTAAGATGTTAACCATGTTAGTTATTAGGGTTACAATTATCTACACTAATTTTGTTAACAGCCCCATAATTTCTAAagcataaaatattaattatgtagCAGTATTTTTCACTTTAACAAAACACACTTGAAAATTCCTTCTCAGGccaaatctaattttagaactgACCCTAAGCACGAAACTAGTGGCCAAttagattgagaaaaaaaaataaaatactgagttGAGAAAATTAGActggataaaaaataataactttaataaGCTGTCCgtcagaaaaatacatttagaagTTCCAAGGCTAAAGAGGGTGGTGTTTcccaaaggaaaatattaatgaatcGGTTGCTTCCACATGCACGGCTGGGATTTTAGAACTGTCAGACTAACAAAGTTATGAGCATGAAGATTAGAGTTGTTTTACGGAGAGCAAATGGAGTGAGGAACATACACAATCCTTCAAGCAACAAAAGTTTACTGATTAATTAAAGGAGGGAGGCTGACACCCTACCTCTCATAGCCCGCCTCCtcccactggattatttggggaaTTAGAAATGTAACAATGTATCAGCAGTGGACACACACACTCCCTGCACTGTAACTTAAAGCAGTCATTCCACATTAAAATATAGACaatattttctatgaaaatacaAGTGCACCAAAAACTCTTAAGATGCCGATTTGTTTGCTTTAACGCCATTCTACATATTAAACTACCTTACAGATCTGGTGACTCTTTGAAAAGCAAGCACATCCCTTTATAACTCAATACCACCTTCCGTCCCGACTTGAGATACCTTCACAGAATGAATGCACAAAACTTCCATTATTTTCCTGGgtgcttcccctcctcctccctcgccAAACAcgaatatatatctttttgagttcaCATAAATTGATAACTAGCACCAGTAACTCAATCGATTTTAAATATGCTTAATCTTGAAAGTTCTAATAAGATGTGTTCAGGTTGGAAACGAAAAACTACCTTATAAGGAtataaaagacagaaagcaggaaGCGGCTTTGACAAAACTAAGGAAGTTGCAGCGCGCTTGCTCACTGGGGGACTTTTTTGAGGCAAGAGAAGTAACACATgacatctttctctctcaaattaaaatgtGACTTGGTTCACCGGTAAAAGCGCAGTGGGAGATGGAAAAGACCGCGAGTCggaaaggaagaggaggtgggtggTCAAATGAAAGCCCCGACCTAGGTTCCCATTTTCAGAGTCCgattcttcccttttcccaccCACACCCTGGGCAGTGTTGTCACAGCAATCTTGCAAAACCTACAAGGAGTGCTTCTCTCTTCTAGCTCCTCTGCCAAGCTGTCCCCGCGCTCGATCCACTCGGTCCCAAACCCACAGGCAGGAAGAGACGCGGAGGAAAAGGAGAGCCGGGTGCGCCGGGTGGCGACCACCCCGACCGCACCGCGGGCCCCGGAGGGACGACCGACCCCAAGTCTCCTTGGGCAACGCTGCCCACCGCGATGGGGGAAGGGCCGGGAGGGGTCCCGCGGAGCAAGCCGCTCCCAGGGGGTTTCTCGGCCCCGCACGCCCGCCCGGGTCCCAGAGAGTGAAGCGAGGCGACGAGGGAGGCCCTGGCTCCGGGCCCCACCCCTCGCAACACGGCGGGGCTAGGGCTGACACGGCCGGCGGCAGCACCTTGCCGCAACACACATCTCCCGACCCCCACGGTCCCCCGCCATTTACCCCCCctccgcctcagtttccccaccccccgcccgtcAGCCCCCTTACCCCGTGCCACAGTCCACCACACAGGCCGGCAGCCGTCCCGCCATCTTCCTCCTCgcctgctgctgccgctgccgccgTCTGCTCCGTGCTGATTGGGGCCAGGGATTGGCGGCGGGAGATCGGAGCTATCTGACCATCCACAGCCGGGCCGCCCTCTCCGTCCGGGGGGGAGCCGGGAAGCCGAAGCAGTAGCGAGAAAGCAGCAGGCTCGGTCAGCGGCTACCACTTCCGCAACCCAGGCGGGCAGGCagtccccgccctgccccgccgcggcctcctccccctctctctctcccctcctcctccctcctgcccccaccctacAACTTCTTCCCCCCACGCCGCCTTGCCCCGGGAAGCCAAGATGGCCGCCGGTGCCGCCGCCCCggccaggccaggcccaggcCGCGAGCGCGCCCGCTTCCGGCTCCGAGCGGGAGGGGCGAGAGAGCATGCGCAAATGACGTGCTGCCGCCGGCCTCCGCTCGCGTCCGGCTGTTAAAGAAGTCCACTTCGGGTTTTCCCGAGGGTAGGGGCGGGGAAGTCGGCCTCAGCTTCCAGATCTCCTTCTGAAGCAGGAAGGGCTTTTTAGTTTCAATTACTTGTGTGGTAGGTTGAGGGAGGAATAGAACTGCATCCGGCAGCCGCGAGTATCTTCTCCAGTGCCCCGGGGAAAACCGGCCTAACAGAAAACGTTCTCAGCGGCACACAACATTCTTGTAACTTGGAGAGTCTGCTTTTCTGGGTAGAAAAGCGATTATCAAACGGAGGGTGAGCAGTCGGGAGGGATAGGTGAACAAAGGCTTGCACCGTGGCTCTTCTGCCTTTGTGCCGAGTTTTTAGTCATTTACACCTGTGCATTGTTAACAACATTGTCTAGATTTgtaggctccccacccccaggggcaGGCCTGTACCCTCGAGGACAAATAGTCCGTTATTCAAGGCTTTTGGTTGATGACAAAGATTCCCTCGTAGTAGTTTAAGATTGTACTATTTTACTAGCAGGATTATACCAAGGATTAAGGACCAaaaaattaattaggaaaaaaaggataaaaactggAGAGCGCagaacaatggttttcaaacttaaatgtgcatcagaattacctggaagaTTTGTTAAAACATTTCAGGGCCACACCCGCAGAGTTTTCTGCTTAGTCTGAAGAAGGGCCAGGTGTGATGGTCTGGGACCCCATCTGGGGGGAACCTAGAAGTTTAAAAGCTTTCCACCAGGCTTATCTTCTAATAAATCATCAATGTGCTTATATGtcggaaataaaaaatattctccctAAGAAAGGTGTCTTAATCACTCCAGGCGATAACAGTATGGTGTTAGACCAGCCTGAGGAATGTAACGtgggtttttcattcatttaacagatagGTATTGCTCACCTACTCAATTGTGGCAGGGACTGTGCTGCCCCTGAATAGTCATtgggcacaaaaatagataaggTCTCTAGTCATAGTTTACAGTGTAGTGGGAAAACATACATTTTGTCAAAAGCAATAGCAGAAAACAGGGTCCTGTGAGAAATGGGGATGAAGGGTGGAAGAATAGGAGGAAAGTGGAATATACCTTTTCTGACAAAGTGACATTTCAAAGGTTAGGTAGGAGATAGTGGAAAGGGTGAGGAGAGCTTACCATAACAGAACAGCAAGAGTCAAGGACCTGAGGTGGAAAAGAGCTTGGATTGTTCCACAAATTCAAAGAAGACCCAAATGGTCAAAGTGAAGTGAGCCAGGGAAGATGGGAGGTGAAGCCTGAGAAATAAGGAAGAATCAAACTGTAAGTATTTGTAGACTTCTCCACGAATCTTTAGCCTAAACGCAACCTGGAAGACATCAAAGAGATTGAAGCAAGTAAATGTGGCTGCTTTGTAGGGAATGGACCCCACAAAGAGTGAAATGAGTGGGTGGTCTTATAATACATTGTGTGCTGTAAATCAGAGATAGAATTATGTGAGCAGTAACATCCAGTTGGGATCAGACATGTGCAGAGGAGACAAGGGGAATCATCATCACCAACTAATGCCCAGCACACCCACAGCTACTCACAGAAAGTAGATAAATAATCCTCCTGGGCAGCTTACTTCAGCAATTGTCTTCCAAGAACTCAAACAGAAGTGGTTCTCTGTTCAGATcatagttgggtttttttcccctacattttAGAAGACACATAACAGATTCTTTGCTGCCTTTTCCACCATCAGATATTTAAGGTCATTTGGAAGAATAGATGCTTGAAGATAAACTGTGACAGAAAAGGGACATGTGGGTTGGTTGGTGTAAATAGTTGTTTCCAGAATTACTGGTAGCAAGTCAGGAGTGAAAGGATCTTACCAGAAGGGTCCTAAGAACAGGGGTTAGGCACTTGAACAGATCACTCAATGAGACCCACACTGGTGGATCCTCAGGATGGCCTCCCACATTGGCCTTGTGTGGGCTGTCACAAAAGTATTTACATTAAGGGTCAGAAACTGGAATGTTTCCAGGGCACAACAGGTGACCTTATGACTGAAAAGGACCATGAGGAGGTTTGACAATAGGGAGAGTCCACATCCCCACCAAAGGCGGTAGAAAACTATTGCTATGCAGAAATGTAGACCCAGGATTGCCAGAGCCTCTAATTGTTCCAGAAAAGttggaaatctgtatttttgtctgTTGGTAACTAATTCTCTGCAGGCTGTATCTGACCTATGGGCTACCAGTTTTCAACTTTTGATTTGAGAAGCTGTTTAACAGTTTACTTTTATATTGGATTCAAATATACAGCTCATGTCAGTGCTGTGTACTGTATTCCATAGGTTTGAGGAAACCTACAGATAGTCTCTTTCATGTAGTCAAGTCTGACCTTTGTCTGTAAAGGCTGTGACTGCTAGAAGCATTTGGAAGCTTCCAACACTTGTTGGAAGTATCATTTGTGCTTGTTCCTCATAATTTGTCTCCCCAAACATTTGCTTGTTTAAGACCCCTCCTACTTCCTACTTGCTACATGCCAAAATTGGTCAACCTCTGTGCTCTTGCTGTGGTTAAGCCTTCCTCAGCTGCACACAGCGTTCAGAAGCACATCCAGCCAGAACATTTCTGACAACCCTGTTTGCATATATACCCTTCCTGCTCCCAATACAGAGAAGCAGAGGATGTCAGAGCAAAAAGACCTCACAGAGATGATCGTACTTAGACATGAAAAGGAAAGCAGTGGTGGATCGGTGGGGTTTGTGTGACCGCCTTATATCCATTCTTTAATAACACCCTGAATTCTTTTTAGTTCAGATCAACCAGGTGCTTGTCACTTTCTAAGCCTGGTTCCCAACATTTCAAGCACTTGTGAGTCTTGTAATAATCCTTTCAAGAAATCCCCATTTGCTTAAATTAGTAGTAATCAGTTTTCATTACTTGCTAAGTTACATAGAAACCAGACAATGTAAGTGATTTTCCCAGTATCTTAGAGAAACTAGGGACCAGGACCCAGACCACAGCCTGGCTCTTTTCACCGCTTTCTAGTTCAAACGCCACAACGCTGTTTAATTTTGACTGATATGCTGTGTGATTTCCTAAGTTATTTGTAATTTAAGGCCAACTTAACAAATgtctctgggggcgcctgagttgtcagtctgttgagcacctggctcttgactttggctcagggcatgacctcacggatttgtgagttctagccctgcatcgggcttccCACTGACAggaaggagcctacttgggatactctccttctccctcttgctctggccctcccccactcacactctctctggatcttaaaatgtccaaaaaattcacaaaattcacATGTGACTCAATCTCCATTATTTTAATATGGGAAATGTTGTTATGGTTTTGAATGAACATAAGTACTTGCTGCGAGGATGACTATTTGCAAACTGGCAGACCAATCAAATCCACTCAAAGCCAGAGTATTGATTAAAGGCAACGAGATAAATGGCCAAGATATCCATGCAGCTGAGTGGTCAGAGGGAGTGTTTGTAAATCTTGGCTTCTCCCTACTCCAGTTGTGTGATCTTAGACAGCTTAGTATGTAGAGAGAGCCCTGAACTTGGAATTAAGAGACTTGAGTGTTAATTATTTAATCTGTTTTTATCTATGCATTTGCAGAAATAACTAACCCATAGGATTGTTGTAAAGTTTGAATTTAAGGAAGCATATTATAAATTATGGGATGATATTATGGACAGATCAGGAGGACTATAGTTTAATTATAAAGTAATGACTCTTTTACTTCCTACCTAAACATACAGTCTTTTGTATCCTCCTCATCACAGAAGTTATCTTGGGGCCTGTGTACTCTTAATGCTactatcatacagaatatttttagaaGGTCTCCTACAGACTTGCCTTCAGATCCCATGGCACATCCTTTTAAATATCTCCACTGGCGGCAAATCTTGACTTCTTGTGGGTAGATTTGATTTTTGGAATTTgccaaaagtcttttttttcagAGCCCAGTCCAGGGAATAAATGGCTGATCAACTAGAGCTATATTTTCTGATCATCGGCTTTGTGTGACTATAAAGTAATAAAACTGGTTTTCAAAGGGGACTTAACTGCTGCTGTCTATGCACTTCTAAAAAgaagttctaggggcgcctgggtggctcagtcggttaagcgtccgacttcaggtcacgatctcacagtccgtgagttcgagccccgcgtcgggctctgggctgatggctcagagcctggagcctgcttccaattatgtgtcctcctctctctctgcccctcccccgttcatgctctgtctctctctgtctcaaaaataaataaacgttaaaaagaagtTCTAGAAAGATTTTATGCAATGGACACATCCTTGGGATAAAAATGTTGTACTCATCATATGTTTTATTCcaattgaaaatgtatttcaggggcacctgggtggctcagtcagttaagcgtccagctcttggtttcagctcaggtcataatctcatggttcatgggatcaagacccactgacagcatggagtctgcttaggattctctctttctccttctctctctgcccctcccctgctctctctctctctctctctctctctcaaaataaataaacttagaaaaaaaagaaagtatatttcaTATAGTAATAATATCTGTACAGTGTTTGAAATAAGGTGAGATTCTGTGGGATATCACCCTAGTCTCCCTCACTGCtgcaaaaatgaataatgtatttaaaatataatggggcacttgggtgggtcagtgggttaagtgtctgactttctgtttcagcttaggtcatgatctcattgtgagtgtgagcccttcATCCCgagtctgcactgtcagtgcagaacctggttgagattctctctctctatctctctctgcccctcccctcactttctctctatctcaaaataaataataaacattttaaaagaaataaataaataaaatgtaactcaATTGGAAAGAAAGTACAAGctacaccccccacccaccctcccaccccacacacacattacatataAAGACATATTCCAGATGGACTACAAATCTTCAATATAGAGTAAAATCCATATTCTTCATTGTGACCAGCTAAGGCTTCTGTGGTGTAGTGCCTGCCTCGCTTTTCAACTTCGTTTGTCCCTGATGGGTTAGCCACATCAGCTTTCTTGCTCTTCTTCACACACACCAAGGCCATTTCTACCTGTGTCTTTTCCCTGGACTTACCCCCTAATCATTAGTTATTCCGCAATCAGTTTAAATCTCACTTGCT comes from the Acinonyx jubatus isolate Ajub_Pintada_27869175 chromosome C1, VMU_Ajub_asm_v1.0, whole genome shotgun sequence genome and includes:
- the LOC128314004 gene encoding WAS/WASL-interacting protein family member 3-like, producing MEKTASRKGRGAPLPSCPRARSTRSQTHRQEETRRKRRAGCAGWRPPRPHRGPRRDDRPQVSLGNAAHRDGGRAGRGPAEQAAPRGFLGPARPPGSQRVKRGDEGGPGSGPHPSQHGGARADTAGGSTLPQHTSPDPHGPPPFTPPPPQFPHPPPVSPLTPCHSPPHRPAAVPPSSSSPAAAAAAVCSVLIGARDWRREIGAI